One Anaerolineae bacterium genomic region harbors:
- a CDS encoding Single-stranded DNA-binding protein: MLELTVIGNLGKDPEARYTSSGKLVCNFSVASTRKVNGEDQTMWVEVCAWDKLGETCHQYLSKGSKVFVRGYPEVQAFTRRDGEIGAALKVTAQTVQFLSGKAGGVSDSDIKNDEDDEAPF, encoded by the coding sequence ATGCTTGAACTGACCGTGATTGGAAATTTGGGCAAAGACCCTGAAGCGCGTTACACCTCCAGCGGCAAACTGGTGTGCAACTTCAGCGTAGCTTCCACCCGCAAGGTCAACGGCGAAGATCAAACCATGTGGGTGGAAGTATGCGCATGGGACAAGCTGGGTGAAACCTGCCACCAATATCTGAGCAAAGGCAGCAAGGTATTCGTGCGCGGCTATCCAGAAGTACAGGCCTTCACCCGCCGAGATGGTGAAATTGGCGCAGCCCTGAAAGTCACCGCTCAGACGGTGCAATTCCTAAGTGGTAAGGCTGGCGGTGTCTCCGATTCCGACATCAAGAACGATGAGGATGACGAGGCGCCGTTTTAG